One window of Cryobacterium arcticum genomic DNA carries:
- a CDS encoding PP2C family protein-serine/threonine phosphatase, whose translation MTQIGQGSPSHTIALPAVKKSVTLAWSALTDVGHRREVNEDSLVTAWPVFAVADGMGGHSAGDVASKAVVTRLAELGGTPTTTAESLNQALALAVDDMKAGEGVTDLGTGTTVTGVALAIVSDAAQLIAFNIGDSRVYQLTSGVLEQVTIDHSVVQELVDAGRITREEADVHPHGNVITRAVGFHEPPVPDYRILPLHEGLRILVCSDGLTKELTAYGIRHFLMSNPNADDAVSALVTAALENGGRDNVTAIVLDVLAVDDLEGEPDPADEREGGDAADDASRT comes from the coding sequence GTGACCCAGATAGGTCAAGGCTCTCCCAGCCACACGATCGCGCTCCCCGCGGTGAAGAAATCAGTCACCCTGGCGTGGTCCGCGCTCACCGACGTCGGTCACCGCCGCGAGGTCAATGAAGACAGCCTGGTGACGGCGTGGCCCGTGTTCGCGGTCGCCGACGGCATGGGCGGCCACTCGGCCGGCGATGTCGCCAGCAAGGCCGTGGTCACACGGCTAGCCGAACTCGGCGGCACCCCGACCACCACGGCGGAGTCGCTCAACCAGGCACTCGCCCTGGCCGTGGACGACATGAAGGCCGGTGAGGGTGTCACCGACCTCGGCACCGGAACCACCGTCACCGGCGTGGCCCTGGCCATCGTCTCGGATGCCGCGCAACTCATCGCCTTCAACATCGGCGACTCCCGGGTCTACCAGCTCACCTCCGGGGTGCTGGAGCAGGTGACCATCGACCACTCCGTGGTGCAGGAACTCGTGGACGCCGGCCGGATCACCCGCGAAGAAGCGGATGTGCACCCGCACGGCAACGTGATCACCCGCGCCGTCGGTTTCCACGAACCGCCGGTGCCGGACTACCGGATCCTCCCGCTGCACGAGGGCCTGCGCATCCTGGTCTGCTCCGACGGCCTCACCAAGGAACTCACGGCGTACGGCATCCGGCACTTCCTGATGTCGAACCCGAACGCGGACGACGCCGTGTCCGCCCTCGTGACCGCCGCGCTCGAGAACGGCGGCCGCGACAACGTGACCGCGATCGTGCTCGACGTGCTGGCCGTGGACGATCTCGAGGGCGAGCCCGACCCGGCCGACGAGCGCGAGGGCGGCGACGCGGCCGACGACGCCTCCCGGACCTGA
- a CDS encoding ABC transporter ATP-binding protein, producing MLWKLLVRYLRPHWRLLVAVVVFQLAQSIASLYLPSLNADIIDEGVATGDTGYIMRVGGVMLLITLGQIICAIIAVYFGAKAAMALGRDLRGAVFTRVGEFSEQEVSRFGAPSLITRSTNDVQQVQMLVLTTCTLLVSAPILCVGGIIMAMRQDLELSWLIAVSVPVLLVAVGLIIVRMVPLFRVMQVRIDTVNRVLREQLTGIRVVRAFVREDVETRRFGQANTDVTTTALQAGRLMALMFPVVMLVLNVSSVAVIWFGAFRIEDGSMQVGTLIAFLSYLMQILMAVMMATFMAVMIPRATVSADRIGEVLETPSSVRPPVSPVNETIGRGELELRGVGFAYPGAEQPVLSDISFVARPGYTTAIIGSTGSGKTTLVNLMPRLFDATSGTVLFDGVDVRELNPDLLWGHIGLVPQKPYLFSGTVRSNLLYGKPDASEAEIWQALETAQARDFVEKLEGGLDAPISQGGTNVSGGQRQRLAIARALVKRPELYIFDDSFSALDLATDSRLRAALAEDVSDATMIIVAQRVSTILDADQILVVEDGRIVASGTHEELLETSTTYQEIAASQLAAEATK from the coding sequence ATGCTCTGGAAATTGCTCGTACGCTACCTGCGGCCGCATTGGCGGCTGCTGGTTGCGGTCGTCGTGTTCCAACTCGCCCAGTCGATAGCGTCGCTGTACCTGCCCTCGCTGAACGCCGACATCATCGATGAGGGCGTCGCGACGGGCGACACCGGGTACATCATGCGCGTCGGCGGGGTGATGCTGCTGATCACCCTCGGGCAGATCATCTGCGCCATCATCGCGGTGTACTTCGGCGCGAAGGCGGCCATGGCCCTCGGCCGAGACCTGCGCGGCGCGGTGTTCACCCGGGTCGGGGAGTTCTCCGAGCAGGAGGTCAGCCGGTTCGGCGCCCCGTCGCTGATCACCCGCTCCACCAACGACGTGCAGCAGGTGCAGATGCTGGTGCTCACCACCTGCACCCTGCTGGTCTCGGCGCCCATCCTTTGCGTCGGCGGCATCATCATGGCCATGCGCCAGGACCTCGAGCTGTCCTGGCTGATCGCCGTCAGTGTGCCGGTGCTGCTCGTGGCCGTCGGCCTCATCATCGTGCGCATGGTGCCGTTGTTCCGGGTGATGCAGGTGCGCATCGACACCGTCAACCGGGTGCTGCGCGAACAGCTCACCGGCATCCGCGTGGTGCGCGCGTTCGTGCGCGAAGACGTGGAGACCCGCCGGTTCGGCCAGGCCAACACTGATGTCACCACCACGGCCCTGCAGGCCGGCCGGCTGATGGCTCTGATGTTCCCGGTCGTGATGCTGGTGCTCAACGTCTCCAGCGTGGCCGTGATCTGGTTCGGCGCGTTCCGCATCGAGGACGGTTCGATGCAGGTGGGCACCCTGATCGCGTTCCTCAGCTACCTCATGCAGATCCTGATGGCCGTGATGATGGCCACCTTCATGGCCGTGATGATCCCGCGCGCCACGGTCTCGGCCGACCGCATCGGCGAGGTCCTCGAGACCCCGTCCAGCGTGCGCCCGCCGGTGAGCCCGGTGAACGAGACGATCGGGCGCGGCGAACTCGAGCTGCGCGGGGTCGGTTTCGCCTACCCTGGCGCCGAGCAGCCCGTGCTCAGCGACATCAGTTTCGTGGCCCGGCCCGGCTACACAACGGCGATCATCGGCAGCACCGGCTCGGGCAAGACCACCCTGGTGAACCTGATGCCGCGCCTGTTCGACGCCACCAGCGGCACCGTGCTCTTCGACGGCGTCGACGTGCGCGAGCTCAACCCCGACCTGCTCTGGGGGCACATCGGCCTGGTGCCGCAGAAGCCGTACCTGTTCTCCGGCACCGTGCGCAGCAACCTGCTCTACGGCAAGCCGGATGCGTCCGAGGCGGAGATCTGGCAGGCGCTGGAGACCGCGCAGGCGCGGGACTTCGTCGAGAAGCTGGAGGGCGGCCTCGACGCCCCGATCTCCCAGGGCGGCACCAACGTCTCCGGCGGGCAGCGGCAACGACTCGCCATCGCCCGGGCGCTCGTGAAACGGCCGGAGCTGTACATCTTCGACGACTCCTTCTCGGCCCTCGACCTCGCCACCGACTCCCGGCTGCGTGCGGCGCTGGCCGAGGACGTCTCCGACGCCACCATGATCATCGTCGCCCAGCGGGTGTCCACGATCCTCGACGCCGACCAGATCCTCGTCGTCGAAGACGGCCGGATCGTCGCCAGCGGCACCCACGAGGAGCTCCTGGAGACCTCGACCACCTATCAGGAAATTGCGGCATCCCAGCTGGCAGCGGAGGCCACCAAATGA
- a CDS encoding DUF4192 domain-containing protein yields the protein MQKTIVKTPTPQDFLALVPQLVGFLPERSLVLVAFRGNRTCGALRFNLPQDQAGVTELRRIAGTLLGTLCKIPGVDALVPVLYTDEEIGDAPAETSAGLPQGAFLRAILARAVQSGFLVRDALCVAADGWASYLDLEQVPGQTAPVLGDRVGRRLRHPLSDIAESSVTEVVPPGDRRELARLQTGAELPKVDLATRERCARRLARYQRLGPDMGPIPELVEMVGDMLDPVGTAETVLGLTPAELSIDEAAVLLFLVQSPATRDQMMLQFAFGEEEGRRSHALNRHYAQRQRETGLSMDDLVAADMAAGRSFHETSPTTGDLMLGLSRQRPDPERVARGIQLLKLLVAMAPRPARPAPLCMLAWLCWALGQGSVAGIYIDTALDIDDDYGMALLLRQVLGSGHLPEWAFEVPREEDA from the coding sequence ATGCAGAAGACAATCGTGAAGACCCCGACTCCCCAGGACTTTCTCGCCCTCGTGCCCCAGCTCGTGGGGTTCCTTCCGGAACGCAGTCTCGTTCTGGTCGCCTTCCGCGGCAACCGCACCTGCGGCGCGCTGCGGTTCAACCTGCCCCAGGACCAAGCCGGCGTGACCGAGCTGCGCCGCATCGCCGGCACGCTGCTGGGCACCCTGTGCAAGATCCCCGGTGTGGACGCCCTGGTGCCGGTGCTCTACACGGACGAGGAGATCGGTGACGCGCCGGCCGAGACCTCGGCCGGCTTGCCGCAGGGCGCGTTCCTCCGCGCCATCCTGGCCCGGGCCGTGCAGTCCGGCTTCCTGGTGCGGGACGCCCTCTGCGTGGCAGCGGATGGGTGGGCCTCCTATCTGGACCTCGAACAGGTTCCGGGTCAGACGGCCCCGGTGCTCGGGGATCGAGTCGGCCGTAGGCTGCGGCATCCGCTCAGCGACATCGCGGAGTCGAGCGTGACCGAGGTCGTTCCGCCGGGTGACCGCCGGGAACTCGCCCGGCTGCAGACCGGCGCCGAACTGCCCAAGGTGGACCTGGCCACACGGGAACGGTGCGCCCGCAGGCTGGCCCGCTACCAACGGCTCGGCCCGGACATGGGGCCCATCCCCGAACTCGTCGAGATGGTGGGCGACATGCTCGACCCGGTGGGCACCGCCGAGACCGTGCTCGGGCTCACCCCCGCCGAGCTCAGCATCGACGAGGCCGCCGTGCTGCTCTTCCTCGTGCAGAGCCCGGCCACCCGCGACCAGATGATGCTGCAGTTCGCCTTCGGCGAGGAGGAGGGGCGCCGCAGCCACGCCCTCAACCGGCACTACGCCCAGCGGCAACGCGAAACCGGTCTGAGCATGGACGACCTGGTCGCGGCGGACATGGCCGCTGGGCGATCCTTCCACGAGACATCGCCGACCACGGGCGACCTGATGCTCGGGCTGAGCCGGCAGCGGCCGGATCCGGAGCGGGTGGCCCGGGGGATCCAGCTGCTCAAACTCCTCGTGGCGATGGCCCCCCGGCCGGCCCGGCCGGCTCCGCTGTGCATGCTGGCGTGGCTCTGTTGGGCGCTCGGCCAGGGTTCGGTCGCGGGGATCTACATCGACACGGCCCTCGACATCGACGACGACTACGGCATGGCGCTGCTGCTCCGGCAGGTGCTCGGCAGCGGGCACCTGCCGGAGTGGGCCTTCGAGGTGCCCAGGGAGGAGGACGCCTGA
- a CDS encoding acetate uptake transporter, with protein MTQNNMTIPDASPASATAPSAPALAAPSHSALADPGALGLAAFALTTFVLSMSNTGIVPSSAAVLGLALFYGGIAQVIAGIWEFRNHNTFGATAFTSFGAFWLAFWYLESTGGNIAAGASGMGTFLLAWAIFTVYMTVAAKKTNGSIFAVFVALSITFLLLAIGAFTGITAIHQLGGWFGILTALLAWYGSFAVVYNSTAGRAVLPVWPAK; from the coding sequence ATGACTCAGAATAATATGACTATTCCGGATGCCTCCCCGGCGTCCGCGACAGCACCCTCCGCACCCGCACTCGCAGCACCGTCCCACTCAGCCCTTGCCGACCCCGGCGCGCTGGGCCTGGCCGCATTCGCGCTCACCACCTTCGTGCTCAGCATGTCCAACACCGGCATCGTCCCCTCGAGCGCCGCGGTGCTCGGCCTCGCCCTGTTCTACGGCGGAATCGCCCAGGTCATCGCGGGCATCTGGGAGTTCCGCAACCACAACACGTTCGGCGCCACGGCGTTCACCTCGTTCGGCGCGTTCTGGCTGGCGTTCTGGTACCTCGAGAGCACCGGGGGCAACATCGCCGCCGGAGCGTCCGGCATGGGCACCTTCCTGCTCGCCTGGGCCATCTTCACGGTGTACATGACCGTGGCGGCCAAGAAGACCAACGGCTCGATCTTCGCGGTCTTCGTGGCCCTGTCCATCACGTTCCTGCTGCTGGCGATCGGCGCCTTCACCGGTATCACCGCCATCCACCAGCTCGGCGGCTGGTTCGGCATCCTCACCGCGCTGCTGGCCTGGTACGGCTCCTTCGCCGTGGTCTACAACTCCACCGCCGGCCGCGCCGTCCTCCCCGTCTGGCCCGCCAAGTAA
- a CDS encoding Lrp/AsnC family transcriptional regulator, whose translation MSSNTRGSAGKPAQLDDVSKKIIEQLQVDGRRSYAEIGKAVGLSEAAVRQRVQKLTESGVMQVVAVTDPMQLGFYRQAMIGICATGDTRVLADQLAAIPAVDYVVLTAGSFDILAEVVCENDDELIALLNSQIRALEGVSSTETFVYLKLHKQLYNWGTR comes from the coding sequence ATGAGCAGCAATACACGCGGAAGTGCCGGCAAACCGGCGCAGCTGGACGATGTGTCCAAGAAGATCATCGAACAGCTGCAGGTCGACGGCCGTCGCTCCTACGCGGAGATCGGCAAGGCCGTGGGGCTCAGCGAGGCCGCCGTGCGCCAGCGGGTGCAGAAGCTCACCGAGTCCGGCGTCATGCAGGTGGTCGCGGTGACCGACCCCATGCAATTGGGCTTCTACCGGCAGGCGATGATCGGCATCTGCGCCACCGGCGACACCCGGGTGCTCGCCGACCAACTCGCGGCGATACCCGCGGTGGACTACGTCGTGCTCACAGCGGGCTCCTTCGACATCCTCGCCGAGGTCGTCTGCGAGAACGACGACGAGCTCATCGCTTTGCTCAACTCGCAGATTCGCGCCCTCGAGGGGGTCTCCTCCACCGAGACCTTCGTCTATCTGAAGCTTCACAAGCAGCTGTACAACTGGGGAACACGGTGA
- a CDS encoding ABC transporter ATP-binding protein, whose amino-acid sequence MSDSTDDDVKVPARPPRGGGPFGGMNMPAEKAMNFGPSAKRLIGKLHPERLWLVLVLVLAVVSVTFSVIGPRLLGEGTNLIFSGIVSKTLPAGMTQAEIIAGLNASGDTAKADMLSAMTLTPGLGIDFAALSSVLFWVLALYILASVFSWLQALVLNAVVQRTVYRLREEIEAKINRLPLGYFDTVKRGELLSRVTNDVDNISQSLQQSLSQVVTSLLTVVGVIVMMLLLSPLLAVIALVTVPLTLVTTVLIAKRSQKLFVAQWTHTGELNGQIEETFSGHALVKVFGRQKEVEQRFTAKNAELYEASFGAQFVSGMIMPAMTFIGNLVYVGIAVVGGLQVASGAMQLGDVQAFIQYSRQFTQPLAQLGSMANLLQSGVASAERVFELLDADEQTPDEEPAETPVQTHGRLVFENVSFSYSPDKPLIENLNLVAEPGQTVAIVGPTGAGKTTLVNLMMRFYEIGGGRITLDGVDISKMTRNDLRSRMGMVLQDTWLFGGSIRDNIAYGRPDATEEQILEAAKATYVDRFVHSLPEGYDTVLDDEGGNVSAGEKQLLTIARAFLARPSVLILDEATSSVDTRTEVLVQHAMSALRADRTSFVIAHRLSTIRDADLILVMEAGRIVEQGNHEQLLLADGAYRALYDSQFAAAIE is encoded by the coding sequence ATGAGCGACAGCACCGACGACGACGTGAAGGTTCCCGCCAGGCCGCCACGCGGCGGCGGGCCCTTCGGCGGTATGAACATGCCCGCCGAGAAGGCCATGAACTTCGGTCCAAGCGCCAAACGTCTGATCGGCAAGCTCCACCCCGAACGGCTCTGGCTGGTTCTCGTCCTGGTGCTCGCCGTGGTCAGCGTCACCTTCTCGGTGATCGGTCCGCGCCTGCTCGGCGAGGGCACCAACCTGATCTTCTCCGGCATCGTGTCCAAGACGCTCCCGGCCGGCATGACGCAGGCCGAGATCATCGCCGGGCTGAACGCATCCGGTGACACGGCCAAGGCCGACATGCTCAGCGCCATGACGCTCACGCCGGGCCTCGGTATCGACTTCGCGGCGCTGTCCAGCGTGCTGTTCTGGGTGCTGGCGCTGTACATCCTCGCCTCCGTGTTCAGCTGGCTGCAGGCCCTGGTACTCAACGCCGTCGTGCAGCGCACCGTCTACCGGCTGCGCGAGGAGATCGAGGCGAAGATCAACCGCCTGCCGCTGGGCTACTTCGACACCGTCAAGCGCGGCGAGCTGCTCAGCCGGGTGACCAATGACGTCGACAACATCTCGCAGAGCCTGCAGCAGTCGCTCAGCCAGGTCGTCACGTCGCTGCTCACGGTGGTGGGCGTGATCGTGATGATGCTGCTGCTCTCGCCGCTGCTCGCGGTCATCGCGCTCGTGACGGTGCCGCTCACCCTGGTGACCACCGTGCTCATCGCCAAGCGCTCGCAGAAGCTCTTCGTGGCGCAGTGGACCCACACCGGGGAGCTGAACGGCCAGATCGAGGAGACCTTCTCCGGTCACGCCCTGGTGAAGGTCTTCGGCCGGCAGAAGGAGGTGGAGCAGCGCTTCACCGCCAAGAACGCCGAACTCTACGAGGCCAGCTTCGGTGCCCAGTTCGTCAGCGGCATGATCATGCCCGCGATGACCTTCATAGGCAACCTGGTCTACGTCGGCATCGCTGTCGTCGGCGGTCTGCAGGTGGCCTCCGGTGCCATGCAGCTCGGTGACGTGCAGGCGTTCATCCAGTACTCCCGGCAGTTCACCCAGCCGCTCGCGCAGCTGGGCTCCATGGCCAACCTGCTGCAGTCCGGTGTGGCCAGCGCCGAGCGCGTGTTCGAGCTGTTGGATGCCGACGAGCAGACACCCGATGAAGAGCCCGCAGAGACCCCGGTTCAGACTCACGGGCGCCTGGTGTTCGAGAACGTGTCGTTCAGCTACAGCCCGGACAAGCCGCTCATCGAGAATCTCAACCTGGTGGCCGAACCCGGTCAGACCGTGGCGATCGTGGGCCCAACGGGGGCCGGCAAGACCACCCTGGTGAACCTGATGATGCGCTTCTACGAGATCGGCGGCGGCCGGATCACACTGGACGGCGTGGACATCTCGAAGATGACCCGCAACGACCTGCGTAGCCGGATGGGCATGGTGCTGCAGGACACCTGGCTGTTCGGCGGCAGCATCCGCGACAACATCGCCTACGGTCGGCCGGACGCCACCGAGGAGCAGATCCTCGAGGCGGCGAAGGCCACCTACGTGGACCGGTTCGTGCACTCGTTGCCCGAGGGCTACGACACCGTGCTCGACGACGAGGGCGGCAACGTCAGCGCGGGGGAGAAGCAGCTGCTCACCATCGCCCGGGCGTTCCTGGCCCGGCCGAGCGTGTTGATCCTCGACGAGGCCACCAGCTCGGTCGACACCCGCACCGAGGTGCTCGTGCAGCACGCCATGAGCGCGCTGCGGGCCGACCGCACGAGCTTCGTGATCGCGCACCGCCTGTCCACCATCCGGGACGCCGACCTGATCCTGGTGATGGAGGCCGGCCGCATCGTGGAGCAAGGCAACCACGAGCAGCTGCTCCTGGCCGACGGCGCCTACCGGGCCCTCTACGACTCCCAATTCGCGGCCGCGATCGAGTAG
- a CDS encoding FHA domain-containing protein — MQLGRVGGQTAPGESPEWTFVVGRGFLVVVPVSTPTPVVAALHGLAAESVVPIEDLVALIPLGGLDDVDSFAVIVPGLPPETARATDGPPHDGIPVHALVRGALAVDVFSIGGSRRFTDRNIRPWLLAEFQAVTGLVIGSPLAAVARTHQLGAGRVLGEGIDAGDTLFWSVAGRGAGAADTVLRPRRIVDDTVLLTRTGDPDERRAAAPLGGSANDAAVIHDRTADSRTVDSSADPDAAPPGPCGFRLATGREARLDRVYRIGRNPRTRRIPAGEILELVTVDSPNALVSGNHLEIRQTGTAVVLTDLGSTNGTLVRFALGRTQRLRSGASLTVLPGTTVDIGDGNLIEILPAG, encoded by the coding sequence ATGCAACTGGGACGAGTCGGGGGACAGACGGCGCCGGGGGAGAGCCCCGAGTGGACCTTCGTGGTCGGCCGCGGTTTCCTGGTGGTGGTGCCCGTCAGCACGCCCACCCCTGTCGTCGCTGCCCTGCACGGTCTGGCCGCGGAGTCCGTCGTGCCGATCGAGGATCTGGTGGCCCTGATCCCGCTCGGTGGCCTGGACGACGTGGACTCGTTCGCGGTGATCGTGCCCGGTCTGCCGCCCGAGACCGCGCGGGCAACCGACGGGCCGCCGCACGACGGGATCCCGGTGCACGCCCTGGTGCGAGGCGCCCTCGCCGTGGATGTCTTCTCCATCGGCGGGTCGCGCCGGTTCACCGACCGCAATATCAGGCCGTGGCTGCTGGCGGAGTTCCAGGCCGTGACCGGTCTTGTGATCGGATCACCGCTGGCCGCCGTCGCCCGGACGCACCAGCTCGGCGCCGGCCGGGTGCTCGGCGAGGGAATCGACGCCGGTGACACCCTGTTCTGGTCGGTCGCCGGCCGCGGCGCCGGGGCGGCCGACACGGTCCTCCGCCCCCGAAGGATCGTGGATGACACCGTGCTCCTCACCCGCACCGGGGACCCCGACGAACGACGGGCCGCGGCCCCGCTCGGCGGCAGCGCCAACGACGCGGCGGTGATCCACGACCGAACCGCCGACAGTCGAACCGTCGATAGCAGTGCCGATCCGGATGCCGCACCGCCCGGGCCATGCGGCTTCCGGTTGGCCACCGGCCGGGAGGCCAGGCTCGACCGGGTGTACCGGATCGGGCGGAACCCCCGCACCCGCCGCATCCCAGCCGGAGAGATTCTGGAGTTGGTGACGGTGGACTCGCCCAACGCTCTCGTGTCGGGCAACCACCTCGAAATCCGGCAGACCGGCACCGCTGTGGTGCTCACCGATCTCGGCTCCACCAACGGCACACTCGTGCGATTCGCCCTCGGCCGCACCCAGAGACTGCGCTCCGGAGCCTCCCTCACAGTGCTGCCCGGTACGACGGTGGACATCGGGGACGGTAACCTGATCGAGATACTGCCAGCGGGCTGA
- a CDS encoding aspartate aminotransferase family protein, with product MTTTEQTTTDQPTAPAAAPRVYSDAENADLQQKAKDHLWMHFARQSVMESGAGVPIITKGQGHHIWDSHGKRYIDGLSGLFVVNAGHGRTRLAQAAAAQAEELAFFPLWSYAHPSAIELADRLADQAPGDLNRVFFSTGGGEAVETAFKLAKYYWKLQGRPTKHKVISRSVAYHGTTQGALAITGIPALKEMFEPVTPGGFRVPNTNFYRADEMGSGHGDDVEAFGLWAANRIEEMIQFEGPETVAAVFLEPVQNSGGCFPPPPGYFKRVREICDQYDVLLVADEVITAFGRIGNMFASTTFGIEPDMITCAKGMTSGYSPIGATIVSDRIYEPFKYGDTAFYHGYTFGGHPVSAAVALANLDIFDEEKLNENVRENSPVFRAELEKLLELPIVGDVRGEGYFFGIELVKDKATKETFSDDESERLLRGYLSGALFEAGLYCRADDRGDPVVQLAPPLTIGPAEIREIGDILHGVLSEAPKHL from the coding sequence ATGACCACGACAGAACAGACCACGACCGACCAGCCGACCGCGCCGGCCGCCGCACCGCGCGTCTACTCCGACGCCGAGAACGCCGACCTGCAGCAGAAGGCCAAGGACCATCTCTGGATGCACTTCGCCCGGCAATCGGTGATGGAATCCGGCGCCGGCGTGCCCATCATCACCAAGGGGCAGGGCCACCACATCTGGGACTCCCACGGCAAGCGCTACATCGACGGCTTGAGCGGGTTGTTCGTGGTCAACGCCGGGCACGGCCGCACCCGCCTCGCCCAGGCCGCCGCCGCGCAGGCCGAGGAGCTCGCATTCTTCCCGCTCTGGTCGTACGCGCACCCCAGCGCGATCGAGCTCGCCGACCGTCTCGCCGACCAGGCGCCGGGCGACCTCAACCGGGTGTTCTTCTCCACCGGAGGCGGTGAAGCCGTCGAGACGGCGTTCAAGCTCGCCAAGTACTACTGGAAGCTGCAGGGCCGGCCCACCAAGCACAAGGTGATCTCCCGTTCCGTCGCCTACCACGGCACGACGCAGGGCGCCCTGGCGATCACGGGCATCCCCGCCCTCAAGGAGATGTTCGAACCGGTCACCCCGGGCGGTTTCCGGGTGCCGAACACCAACTTCTACCGCGCCGATGAGATGGGCTCCGGGCACGGCGACGACGTCGAGGCGTTCGGCCTGTGGGCCGCGAACCGCATCGAGGAGATGATCCAGTTCGAGGGTCCGGAGACCGTCGCCGCGGTGTTCCTCGAACCGGTGCAGAACTCCGGCGGCTGCTTCCCGCCGCCGCCGGGCTACTTCAAGCGGGTGCGGGAGATCTGCGACCAGTACGACGTGCTCCTGGTGGCCGACGAGGTCATCACGGCGTTCGGCCGGATCGGCAACATGTTCGCCTCCACGACCTTCGGTATCGAACCCGACATGATCACCTGCGCCAAGGGCATGACGAGCGGGTACTCCCCGATCGGCGCCACCATCGTGAGCGACCGCATCTACGAGCCGTTCAAGTACGGTGACACGGCGTTCTATCACGGCTATACCTTCGGCGGGCACCCGGTTTCGGCCGCGGTGGCGCTGGCCAACTTGGACATCTTCGACGAGGAGAAGCTCAACGAGAACGTGCGGGAGAATTCCCCGGTGTTCCGCGCCGAGCTGGAGAAACTGCTCGAGCTGCCGATCGTGGGTGATGTGCGCGGCGAGGGCTACTTCTTCGGCATCGAACTGGTCAAGGACAAGGCCACCAAGGAGACGTTTTCCGATGACGAGTCCGAACGCCTCCTCCGCGGTTACCTGTCCGGGGCGCTGTTCGAGGCCGGCCTGTACTGCCGGGCCGACGACCGGGGCGACCCCGTGGTGCAGCTCGCCCCGCCGTTGACCATCGGTCCCGCCGAGATCCGGGAGATCGGCGACATCCTGCACGGTGTGCTGTCGGAGGCGCCGAAACACCTCTGA